The proteins below are encoded in one region of Cytophagia bacterium CHB2:
- a CDS encoding esterase family protein, protein MKIPVILSFLLALTVAANAQVSRGVVKEGLTLDSKIMGAKVRYTIYLPFDYETSSRFYPVVYLLHGYTDNDMAWIQFGEAHLIADEAIASREIPPMIIVMPDAGVSWYINNYNNSVRYEDFFFQEFLPYIESHYRIRAEKNYRGIAGLSMGGFGTLVYIMRHPEQFVAGAALSSAVNTTEQFIAMDDRGWGRWPTAIYGAGSGEARITNHLLSYQPIRMAETVDVEKLKSVRIYLDCGDDDYLTIGNAMLHVALTQRQIPHEYRVRDGSHAWSYWRSGLLEALKFIGASFHKP, encoded by the coding sequence ATGAAAATTCCGGTTATTCTATCGTTTCTGTTGGCATTGACAGTCGCAGCCAATGCCCAAGTTTCGCGCGGTGTGGTGAAAGAAGGCCTGACGCTCGACAGCAAAATTATGGGCGCAAAAGTGCGCTATACCATTTACCTGCCTTTTGATTACGAAACCTCGAGCCGTTTTTACCCCGTGGTCTATTTGCTGCATGGTTACACCGACAACGACATGGCGTGGATTCAATTTGGCGAGGCGCATCTCATTGCGGACGAAGCCATTGCCAGCCGCGAGATTCCGCCCATGATCATCGTCATGCCCGATGCCGGCGTGAGCTGGTATATCAACAACTATAACAATTCTGTGCGTTATGAAGATTTTTTCTTTCAGGAATTTTTGCCGTACATCGAATCGCATTATCGCATTCGCGCGGAGAAGAATTACCGCGGCATTGCCGGCCTTTCGATGGGCGGTTTTGGCACGTTGGTTTATATCATGCGTCATCCGGAGCAGTTTGTCGCGGGTGCGGCGCTGAGTTCTGCCGTCAACACGACAGAGCAATTCATCGCCATGGACGACCGCGGTTGGGGCCGCTGGCCAACCGCGATTTATGGCGCGGGATCAGGCGAGGCGCGCATCACGAATCATTTACTCTCTTACCAGCCCATTCGAATGGCGGAAACGGTGGACGTTGAAAAGCTCAAGAGCGTTAGAATTTATCTCGATTGCGGAGACGATGATTATCTCACCATTGGCAATGCCATGCTGCACGTGGCGCTCACGCAGAGGCAAATTCCGCACGAGTATCGCGTGCGCGACGGCAGCCACGCCTGGTCC